A window from Synechococcus sp. RSCCF101 encodes these proteins:
- a CDS encoding GAF domain-containing protein, with amino-acid sequence MKRVLDVPIAAISLIDQRRQWCLELQGADFVEIPRHDSFCQHTIQQGSTLVIPDARADARVAGSPLVSGDAGIRFYAGHPLTLCPDIRLGALCVFDTKPRSMGEEDIQFLADLAETVVNELKASMLINIMAQR; translated from the coding sequence GTGAAACGGGTTCTGGATGTTCCGATCGCCGCCATCAGCCTGATCGATCAACGGCGGCAGTGGTGCCTGGAGCTTCAGGGAGCGGATTTCGTTGAGATTCCCAGGCATGACTCGTTCTGTCAGCACACCATCCAGCAAGGCTCGACGCTGGTGATTCCGGATGCCCGGGCCGATGCCCGTGTGGCCGGCTCGCCACTGGTCAGCGGTGACGCAGGCATCCGTTTCTATGCTGGGCATCCACTGACGTTGTGTCCGGACATCCGCCTTGGAGCCCTGTGCGTTTTCGACACCAAGCCCCGCAGCATGGGCGAGGAGGATATCCAGTTTCTCGCTGATCTGGCCGAGACCGTGGTGAATGAACTCAAGGCCAGCATGTTGATCAATATCATGGCTCAGCGTTGA